From a region of the Macrobrachium nipponense isolate FS-2020 chromosome 20, ASM1510439v2, whole genome shotgun sequence genome:
- the LOC135226975 gene encoding pre-mRNA-processing factor 6-like produces the protein MTTPPAALLNKNKKNFIGMPAPLGYVAGVGRGATGFTTRSDIGPARDANDVSDDRHAPPNKRKKKDDDDDEDLNDANYDEFNGYGGSLCSKDPYDKDDEEADAIYDEIDKRMDEKRREYREQRLKAELENYRQERPKIQQMFSDLKRELAHVSENEWSTIPEVGDARNRKQRNPRAERFTPLPDSVLSHNLGGENVTTIDPGSGLASMMPGTSTPGMLTPSGDLDLRKIGQARNTLMGMRLNQVSDAVGGQTVVDPKGYLTDLQSMIPQYGGDINDVKKARLLLKSVRETNPNHPPAWIASARLEEVTGKIQSARNLIMKGCEMCPKSEDLWLEAARLQPPDMARAVIAQAVQTLSHSPRIWTKAADLELELKAKKRVYRKALEQIPNSELLWKLAVELEEEEDAKILLSRAVECCPTSVDLWLALARLEKYENSRKVLNKARENNPKDRQIWITAAKLEEANGNNTLVGKIIERAISTLQANMVDINRDFWIKDAMEAEHAGAVLTCQSIIKNIIGYGVEDEDRKHSWMEDADSCASQGAFECARAIYSHALSVFPKKKSVWLAAAHFERSNGTRESLETLLQQAVTHCPQEETLWLMGAKSKWLAGDVPAARSILALAFKANPNSEEIWLAAVKLESENNEYERARRLLAKARSQTATPKVMMKSAHLEWALGNLDVSINLLDEGLKESGDFAKLWMMKGQILEQQGKVDEAWEVYREAVKRCQSSIPLWRLLCSLEERQGRLVTARATLEKSRVRNPMNDELWLMAIRLELRAGQREVSRSLMARALQECPTSGILWAQAIFLEDPAQRKSRSVDALKRCQDDAHVVLAVAKMFWMDGKKNKAREWFNKTVKIDPDLGDAWAWYFKMEILFGTEEQQQEVKKRCITADPHHGEHWCASSKLIHNWRKKTPEILQLVADKLPIPVMNREVYF, from the exons AGCAACGGGATTCACTACCCGTTCTGATATTGGTCCGGCACGTGATGCGAATGATGTCTCTGACGATCGACACGCACCTccaaataagagaaagaaaaaagatgatgatgatgacgaagatCTGAATGATGCTAATTATGATGAG TTCAATGGATATGGAGGATCACTTTGCAGTAAAGATCCATACGACAAAGATGATGAAGAGGCAGACGCCATTTACGATGAGATTGATAAACGAATGGATGAGAAAAGGCGCGAGTATCGTGAACAACGCCTGAAAGCGGAGTTGGAGAATTATCGTCAGGAGCGTCCTAAAATTCAACAGATGTTCAGTGATCTTAAACGAGAGTTAGCACACGTTTCAGAGAATGAATGGAGTACAATTCCTGAAGTCGGTGATGCAAGGAATAGGAAGCAGCGTAATCCCAGAGCTGAGAGGTTCACACCTTTGCCTGATAGCGTGCTGTCTCATAATTTGGGAGGAGAAAATGTAACTACTATTGATCCTGGATCTGGACTCGCCTCCATGATGCCTGGCACTTCTACTCCTGGCATGTTGACTCCTAGCGGTGATCTAGATTTGAGGAAAATTGGACAGGCTCGTAATACATTGATGGGTATGAGATTAAATCAAGTGTCAGATGCTGTCGGGGGACAGACTGTGGTTGATCCAAAAGGTTATTTAACTGACCTCCAGAGTATGATCCCTCAGTATGGTGGCGACATCAATGATGTGAAGAAAGCTCGATTGCTTCTTAAATCTGTTAGGGAGACCAATCCAAATCATCCACCTGCATGGATTGCTTCAGCCCGTCTAGAGGAGGTTACTGGGAAGATTCAGTCGGCACGTAACCTCATTATGAAAGGGTGTGAAATGTGCCCTAAATCAGAGGACCTGTGGCTAGAGGCAGCGAGATTGCAGCCTCCTGATATGGCTCGGGCAGTCATTGCTCAGGCTGTACAAACTCTCTCCCACTCTCCAAGGATATGGACCAAAGCTGCAGATCTGGAGTTGGAACTTAAAGCAAAGAAGAGAGTTTATCGCAAAGCTCTGGAACAGATTCCAAATTCTGAGTTGTTATGGAAATTGGCTGTAGAActagaagaggaagaggatgcaAAAATTCTTTTGAGTCGTGCTGTGGAGTGTTGTCCCACTTCAGTCGACTTGTGGTTAGCCCTTGCGCgtttagaaaaatatgaaaattctagGAAAGTTTTGAATAAGGCCCGTGAAAATAATCCTAAGGATCGTCAGATATGGATCACTGCAGCAAAATTAGAAGAAGCTAATGGTAATAATACCTTAGTTGGCAAAATCATAGAACGTGCCATTTCCACTCTTCAGGCAAACATGGTGGATATTAACCGTGACTTTTGGATCAAAGATGCAATGGAGGCTGAACATGCTGGTGCCGTCCTCACTTGTCAGtctattattaaaaatatcattgGTTATGGAGTTGAGGATGAAGATCGTAAACATAGTTGGATGGAAGATGCAGACAGCTGTGCCTCCCAGGGAGCTTTTGAATGTGCCCGTGCAATTTACAGCCAtgctctctctgtatttcctaagAAGAAATCTGTGTGGCTGGCTGCTGCTCATTTTGAACGAAGTAATGGTACCAGAGAGTCCCTAGAAACACTTCTTCAGCAAGCTGTAACACATTGTCCACAAGAAGAAACTCTTTGGCTTATGGGTGCAAAGTCAAAATGGCTGGCAGGTGATGTACCAGCAGCGCGTTCAATTCTTGCACTTGCTTTCAAAGCAAATCCTAACTCTGAAGAGATTTGGCTGGCTGCTGTAAAACTTGAATCTGAAAATAACGAATATGAACGAGCCAGACGACTTTTGGCAAAGGCTCGGTCTCAGACAGCCACTCCTAAAGTGATGATGAAATCAGCTCACTTGGAATGGGCTCTTGGTAACCTGGACGTATCCATAAATTTATTAGACGAGGGCTTAAAGGAGTCGGGTGACTTTGCCAAATTGTGGATGATGAAAGGCCAAATTTTAGAGCAGCAAGGTAAAGTGGATGAAGCCTGGGAAGTGTACAGGGAAGCAGTGAAACGATGTCAGTCATCAATTCCGCTCTGGCGTTTGTTATGCTCATTAGAAGAGCGCCAAGGTAGATTAGTTACAGCTCGTGCAACTTTGGAGAAATCAAGAGTTCGAAATCCAATGAATGATGAACTGTGGTTAATGGCTATCCGTTTAGAGCTAAGAGCAGGCCAGCGAGAGGTAAGCCGATCCCTCATGGCACGTGCATTACAGGAGTGTCCTACATCTGGTATCTTGTGGGCACAAGCAATCTTTCTTGAGGATCCAGCTCAGAGAAAAAGCAGAAGTGTAGATGCTCTTAAAAGATGCCAGGATGATGCCCATGTGGTTTTAGCAGTTGCCAAGATGTTTTGGATGGATGGGAAGAAAAACAAGGCTAGAGAATGGTTCAACAAAACTGTGAAAATTGATCCAGACTTAGGTGATGCATGGGCATGGTACttcaaaatggaaattttatttggaactgaAGAGCAGCAGCAAGAAGTTAAGAAGAGATGCATTACAGCAGATCCTCATCACGGAGAACATTGGTGCGCTTCTTCAAAGCTCATTCATAACTGGAGAAAAAAGACGCCTGAAATTCTACAGCTTGTTGCAGATAAACTCCCCATTCCAGTTATGAATAGGGAAGTTTACTTCTAA